Proteins encoded together in one Panthera uncia isolate 11264 chromosome A2, Puncia_PCG_1.0, whole genome shotgun sequence window:
- the LOC125929367 gene encoding small nuclear ribonucleoprotein G-like has protein sequence MDKKLSLKLNGGRYVQGMLQGFDPYKNLVIDKCVQMITSRQQNNTGMVVIGGNSIIILEVLERV, from the coding sequence atggacAAGAAGTTATCATTGAAATTAAATGGTGGCAGATATGTCCAAGGAATGCTGCAGGGATTTGATCCCTATAAGAATCTTGTGATAGATAAATGTGTGCAGATGATAACTAGCAGGCAACAGAACAATACTGGAATGGTGGTAATAGGAGGGAACAGTATAATCATATTAGAAGTCTTGGAACGAGTATAA
- the CAMKV gene encoding caM kinase-like vesicle-associated protein — translation MPFGCVTLGDKKNYNQPSEVTDRYDLGQVIKTEEFCEIFRAKDKTTGKLHTCKKFQKRDGRKVRKAAKNEIGILKMVKHPNILQLVDVFVTRKEYFIFLELATGREVFDWILDQGYYSERDTSNVVRQVLEAVAYLHSLKIVHRNLKLENLVYYNRLKNSKIVISDFHLAKLENGLIKEPCGTPEYLAPEVVGRQRYGRPVDCWAIGVIMYILLSGNPPFYEEVEEDDYENHDKNLFRKILAGDYEFDSPYWDDISQAAKDLVTRLMEVEQDQRITAEEAISHEWISGNAASDKNIKDGVCAQIEKNFARAKWKKAVRVTTLMKRLRAPEQSSTATAQSAPATDTATAGAAGGATAASGAAPALGGSATSATVGDAALATKSDNTAPADRSATPATDGSVTPATDGSVTPATDGSITPATDGSITPATDRSVTPATDGRATPATEESIMPTTQSSVTPATKAAATPEPALAQPDSTAPGGTTGQAPPSSKGEEAAGYAQESRREETS, via the exons ATGCCGTTTGGGTGTGTGACTCTGGGCGATAAGAAGAACTATAACCAGCCGTCGGAGGTGACTGACAGATATGATTTGGGACAGGTCATCAAGAC TGAGGAGTTCTGTGAGATCTTCCGGGCCAAGGACAAGACGACGGGCAAGCTGCACACCTGCAAGAAGTTCCAGAAGCGGGACGGCCGCAAGGTGCGGAAGGCGGCCAAGAACGAAATAGGCATCCTCAAGAT GGTGAAGCATCCCAACATCCTGCAACTGGTGGATGTGTTTGTGACCCGCAAGGAGTACTTCATCTTCCTGGAGCT GGCCACGGGGAGGGAGGTGTTTGACTGGATCCTGGACCAGGGCTACTACTCGGAGCGAGATACAAGCAATGTGGTGCGGCAGGTCCTGGAGGCCGTGGCCTACCTGCACTCACTCAAGATCGTGCACAGGAACCTCAAG CTGGAGAACCTGGTTTACTATAATCGGTTGAAGAACTCAAAGATTGTCATCAGCGACTTCCACCTGGCTAAGCTAGAGAATGGCCTCATCAAGGAGCCCTGTGGGACTCCCGAGTACCTGg CCCCAGAGGTGGTAGGCCGGCAGCGGTATGGACGCCCCGTGGACTGCTGGGCCATTGGAGTCATCATGTACATCCT GCTTTCAGGGAACCCACCTTTCTatgaggaggtggaggaagatgACTATGAGAACCATGACAAGAACCTCTTCCGCAAGATCCTAGCTGGCGACTACGAGTTTGACTCTCCATACTGGGATGACATTTCCCAGGCAG CCAAAGACCTGGTCACAAGGCTGATGGAGGTGGAGCAAGACCAGCGCATCACTGCAGAAGAGGCCATCTCCCATGAGTG GATTTCTGGCAATGCTGCTTCTGATAAGAACATCAAGGATGGTGTCTGCGCCCAGATTGAAAAGAACTTTGCCAGGGCTAAGTGGAAG AAGGCTGTCCGAGTGACCACCCTCATGAAACGGCTCCGGGCACCAGAGCAGTCCAGCACAGCTACAGCCCAGTCTGCCCCAGCCACAGACACTGCCActgctggggctgcaggtggGGCCACAGCTGCAAGTGGAGCTGCCCCAGCCCTTGGGGGCAGTGCCACCTCAGCCACAGTGGGTGATGCTGCTCTTGCCACAAAGAGTGATAATACAGCCCCCGCAGACCGTAGTGCCACCCCAGCCACAGATGGCAGTGTCACCCCAGCCACTGATGGCAGTGTCACCCCAGCCACCGATGGGAGCATCACCCCAGCCACCGATGGGAGCATCACCCCAGCTACCGACAGGAGTGTTACTCCAGCCACTGATGGGAGAGCCACACCAGCCACAGAAGAGAGCATCATGCCCACCACTCAAAGCAGTGTCACACCGGCTACCAAGGCAGCTGCCACCCCTGAGCCGGCTTTGGCCCAGCCGGACAGCACAGCCCCCGGGGGCACAACAGGCCAGGCTCCACCCTCTAGTAAAGGGGAAGAGGCTGCTGGCTATGCCCAGGAGTCTCGGAGGGAGGAGACCAGCTGA
- the LOC125929368 gene encoding uncharacterized protein LOC125929368 — protein MEVTKKVGGPDTSGPQDHSLASSQQPGGGLRGSQGPWINSGSAYFRQGLSLSPEAIIDGTCGPASQAHAPEPIHQLHRDPAEVSSQCGCEQASQDTLRLPSTSPFPSSIVGTQTHLIVENRTLALPLCTRSDSTSDMAQDGFCRSRLQVQVAEQGKAPAKVLVGWGKGPCSPDQRAPVGSRKSWWLPYFLSGEDGSVVAQDPPLAPTQGQGQGKCPCPAQAPPTPSQANTSAVDTTPMPAASEPYTSNPDHSTDTLAITNGLSQDLLLRECGNRWSVVLESSKVVTPCQDKVDFHFREETPAPAPTPEESSDHVQELEVARMLVLPNQPENPAEKPLVYTSRPGSPTPGSGLPGSPKSQRSSHEICSSQPDQQPLNVCNNTCSNVPASAYQVSCHEQSPVQSPREAIQIPPSSAPTCQLRDAVEDHVLVFDIATGNTRMGLLCHDPMGSRAVLVGLMPSHPSIYVPENVLSTRPLPVPILSPDNNRSRFWSTSPVLSSPVPSSLSSGSYREVALVPKEGSINLESRDSPGTETPIRLFTGPIPLGMPLQFGERMLSHVHESGWSKPDAEKNEASHTIWMLNTARMQDTSMVQPKKLQWVNSELIPEPTPQAKPQVMPRSLLQVDTGNHNQKAVLTAHPDNLRAEGAGQASLSGQPPLAEQCPLAGQPPPTAQPPSADQCPLTRQTPLSGQPLLAEQVPSTKQLPLPGQPPLTGTPLARQLSLTGKHPFSQEPPISKEPIISGGTPIPREPGQASTLHQEGEPLGLPAHVGLLQVPLAPKETRVYMSREKVGVGATQSSSTHQLSSWQPGSSPGTQEEQFSLVTLSTPGTGCKVLPVAMVGSDPQGPRFKLMAEDITHSPVVAHLGLLRGACYELVPATDALPVQSPVLCRHSLGPYQDMAAVVIDTGTGFTKCGLAGEDHVLSVVSSRVQLLQHPAQDEPRYVVPEDQEGSCSLLNRGVVSDWDALEVLWQHLFYCRLGVRPEELAVLVADSPISPRTNREKVAEILFERFHVPAMQTAHQALLALYAYGRTTGLVLGSGHGTSYVAPILTGDLAPLDTYWLDVAGADLTEYLAQLLLAGGHSPPKAGLLNQIKEACCYVAMDMTAEMARAQAQARVDFMLPDKQVITLGSERFCCPEALFQPNLLGLNHPGLPQLALLSIGRLDAKQQEQLLANVVLEGGTTLVNGFPERLSQELGPRATVLGSSHRAVAAWLGGSIMASRDSFQSLWLSRREYEEEGPWAIYKYHL, from the coding sequence ATGGAAGTCACCAAGAAGGTGGGGGGCCCTGATACATCCGGCCCCCAAGACCACTCCTTGGCCAGCAGCCAGCAGCCGGGGGGTGGCCTCAGAGGGTCCCAGGGACCATGGATAAACTCGGGATCTGCATACTTCAGGCAGGGGTTGTCATTGTCCCCCGAGGCCATCATTGATGGGACCTGTggccctgcctcccaggcccaTGCCCCTGAGCCCATTCACCAGCTACACCGGGACCCTGCTGAGGTTAGCTCCCAGTGTGGCTGTGAGCAGGCCTCCCAAGATACTCTGAGGCTCCCTTCTACTAGTCCGTTTCCAAGCTCCATCGTGGGAACCCAAACGCATCTCATCGTGGAGAACAGGACCCTGGCCCTACCCTTGTGCACACGCAGTGACAGCACCAGTGACATGGCCCAGGATGGATTCTGCCGCTCCCGGCTTCAGGTTCAGGTTGCAGAGCAGGGCAAGGCTCCAGCTAAAGTCCTGGTAGGCTGGGGCAAAGGCCCTTGCAGTCCTGACCAGAGAGCCCCTGTGGGCAGCAGAAAGAGCTGGTGGCTACCCTATTTCCTGTCAGGGGAGGATGGCTCAGTTGTAGCCCAAGATCCTCCTCTGGCTCCAACTCAAGGTCAGGGCCAGGGCAAGTGCCCGTGTCCAGCCCAGGCTCCTCCAACTCCATCTCAGGCAAATACTTCAGCTGTGGATACAACCCCAATGCCAGCAGCATCTGAACCTTACACCTCCAACCCTGACCACTCGACAGATACCCTTGCCATCACCAATGGCCTGTCCCAAGACCTTCTGCTCAGGGAGTGTGGCAATCGATGGTCAGTTGTCTTGGAGTCTTCCAAAGTGGTCACACCCTGCCAGGACAAAGTGGATTTTCATTTTCGGGAGGAGACTCCTGCCCCAGCTCCCACTCCAGAGGAGTCCTCAGACCATGTCCAGGAGCTTGAGGTTGCCAGAATGCTGGTGTTACCCAACCAGCCTGAGAACCCAGCAGAGAAGCCCCTGGTCTACACCTCCAGGCCAGgcagcccaacaccaggctcagGACTCCCAGGGTCCCCCAAGTCCCAGAGGAGTAGCCATGAGATCTGCAGCTCTCAGCCAGACCAGCAGCCTCTCAATGTTTGCAACAATACCTGCTCCAATGTGCCAGCGTCTGCCTACCAAGTATCCTGCCACGAGCAGTCCCCAGTCCAGTCTCCCAGGGAAGCCATACAGATTCCCCCTTCCAGTGCCCCTACCTGCCAGCTCCGGGATGCTGTGGAAGACCATGTGCTGGTGTTTGATATAGCCACAGGCAACACCAGGATGGGGCTACTGTGCCATGACCCCATGGGTTCACGGGCAGTGCTCGTGGGCCTCATGCCCAGCCACCCATCCATCTATGTCCCTGAAAATGTGTTGTCCACTCGACCATTACCCGTGCCAATCCTTTCCCCTGACAACAATCGTTCCAGATTCTGGTCCACTTCACCCGTACTGTCCAGCCCTGTGCCCTCTAGCCTCTCGTCGGGAAGCTATAGAGAGGTGGCCCTGGTTCCCAAGGAGGGGAGTATCAACTTGGAGTCACGGGACTCCCCTGGTACTGAGACACCCATCAGACTGTTCACTGGGCCCATTCCACTGGGGATGCCCCTCCAATTTGGTGAGAGGATGTTGAGCCATGTTCATGAGTCTGGCTGGTCTAAACCTGATGCTGAAAAAAATGAAGCTAGTCACACCATCTGGATGCTGAATACAGCCAGGATGCAGGACACTTCCATGGTCCAGCCCAAGAAACTGCAGTGGGTGAACTCAGAGCTGATCCCCGAGCCTACGCCACAAGCGAAACCCCAGGTGATGCCCAGATCCCTACTCCAGGTGGATACAGGCAACCACAACCAGAAAGCGGTCCTTACTGCTCACCCTGACAACCTTAGGGCCGAAGGTGCTGGGCAGGCCTCCCTCAGTGGTCAGCCCCCACTAGCTGAGCAGTGTCCCCTGGCTGGACAGCCCCCTCCAACTGCTCAGCCTCCCTCTGCCGACCAGTGTCCCCTCACCAGGCAGACCCCCCTTTCTGGTCAGCCACTCCTGGCTGAGCAAGTCCCTTCTACCAAGCAGCTCCCCCTTCCTGGTCAGCCCCCTCTCACTGGAACCCCTCTTGCCAGGCAGCTTTCTCTCACCGGGAAGCATCCCTTTTCTCAAGAACCCCCCATTTCCAAAGAGCCCATCATCTCAGGAGGGACCCCCATCCCCAGGGAGCCTGGCCAGGCCTCCACCTTGCATCAGGAAGGAGAGCCCTTGGGCTTGCCGGCCCACGTAGGGCTACTTCAGGTGCCCCTGGCCCCTAAGGAGACCCGTGTCTACATGAGTAGAGAAAAGGTCGGTGTTGGTGCCACTCAAAGCTCCAGCACACATCAGCTCTCATCCTGGCAACCTGGCAGCTCCCCTGGGACCCAAGAGGAGCAGTTTTCCCTGGTCACATTATCTACACCTGGCACTGGGTGCAAGGTCTTGCCCGTGGCTATGGTGGGCAGTGACCCCCAGGGTCCCCGGTTCAAGCTGATGGCTGAGGACATTACACACTCACCAGTGGTTGCACACCTTGGCCTGCTCCGTGGGGCCTGCTATGAACTGGTGCCCGCCACGGATGCTCTGCCAGTGCAGTCCCCGGTGCTCTGCCGCCACTCACTGGGTCCCTACCAGGACATGGCGGCTGTGGTGATTGACACAGGCACGGGCTTCACCAAATGTGGACTGGCTGGAGAGGACCACGTCCTCAGTGTGGTGTCCTCACGTGTCCAACTGCTACAGCACCCAGCCCAGGACGAGCCTCGGTATGTGGTGCCCGAGGACCAAGAGGGCTCCTGTTCGTTGCTGAATCGAGGAGTGGTCTCTGACTGGGATGCATTGGAGGTGCTGTGGCAGCACTTGTTTTATTGCAGGCTGGGCGTGCGGCCGGAGGAGCTGGCTGTCCTCGTGGCTGACTCACCCATTTCACCGCGCACCAACCGAGAAAAGGTGGCTGAAATACTCTTTGAGCGTTTCCACGTGCCAGCCATGCAGACGGCGCATCAGGCCCTCCTGGCACTCTATGCTTACGGGCGCACCACTGGGCTGGTGCTGGGCAGTGGCCATGGTACCTCCTATGTGGCGCCTATCCTCACGGGGGATCTGGCCCCCCTCGACACCTACTGGCTGGACGTGGCTGGTGCTGACCTCACTGAATACCTGGCTCAGCTATTGCTGGCAGGTGGCCACTCGCCACCCAAGGCAGGGTTGCTCAACCAGATTAAAGAGGCCTGCTGCTATGTGGCCATGGACATGACAGCTGAGATGGCCCGCGCCCAGGCTCAGGCCCGAGTGGACTTCATGCTTCCAGACAAACAGGTCatcacactgggctctgagcgTTTCTGCTGCCCTGAGGCCCTCTTCCAGCCCAATCTGCTAGGCCTCAACCACCCTGGCCTCCCACAACTAGCCCTCCTTAGCATTGGCCGGCTGGATGCCAAGCAGCAGGAGCAGCTACTGGCCAACGTGGTGCTGGAAGGTGGCACCACCCTGGTGAACGGCTTTCCTGAGCGCCTAAGTCAGGAGCTGGGCCCCCGAGCCACTGTGCTGGGCTCTTCCCACCGTGCTGTTGCTGCTTGGCTTGGAGGCTCCATCATGGCATCCCGGGACTCCTTCCAGAGTCTGTGGCTCAGCCGCCGTGAGTACGAGGAGGAAGGCCCTTGGGCCATCTACAAGTACCATCTGTGA